The following is a genomic window from Branchiostoma lanceolatum isolate klBraLanc5 chromosome 10, klBraLanc5.hap2, whole genome shotgun sequence.
TGAGCAAccattttcatgtacatttttgtacaagcAACCATTTACATGTGTACCTGTACAAGTATGTCTACTTGATTCCCAAAGTTCAGCAGATACACAAACTGTTTTTTCTTGGCAAATGTGCGACAGCTTTTAGGGTACTTACCAAACGGAGGGTGTCTGGGGGGTCCATGCGGCCCACCCATGAAGCCAGGAGGGGGCATCATACCGGGGGGTGGTCCACGAGGGTGGCCTCGGGGCGGGCCCATTCCAGGGTGGCCAGGGGGAGGCGGCATACCCGGGCCAGGCATGCCTGGGCCACCTAAGGAAAAAGGGAGGGAAGATTAATGCATGATATGAACACTCACTGATTTCCTCCCTCACTCACCCACATAGCCTATGGAGGCACAAGTCCTGTAAAAAACTGATAGAAGTACATCTATCGTTTGATCTGTACCTGAACTGTATCATGCATAGTTAAGTCCTACTAGGACTCCTAGTCTTCcagactgactgacagagaCATGTATGACGTTGTCAGGGCAGCTTCAACTTGATATTGCAACTTTATCTAACACTAACAGGTCTGATATCAAGTAAATGTATGTTAAGGTGGTTATAATCTCATGAACACTATACACATAatgtatatagtacatgtaactggaaCAGGTAATTGGGAAAACTGTTGTCTTATCCTCTCTTCTCATCATTCTGTTACATGGTAGACAAATCTTGACAACTTCAAAATATCTCCCCCCACAGGGCacaggcattgccaaaaaacaTTCTTCTTGCCTCTTATTGAAGAGTATACAATTATATACAGAATTGCCCATAAGATAAGGTGTGTGCACTTACCCCAGGGTGGGGGAGGCATCATGCCAGGGGGGCCCTGCATGCCGGGAGGGGGTCCCATGTGGTGCCCCCCTGGGGGTGGGGGCATGTTGGCTGCTGACGTGGTCGTGGCCTGCGCTTGTGACGTTGTAGAGGACGTGGATGAAGCGTTGCTGGCGTTCGGCATGCCTCCggaggaggggggtggggggacagGCATGGGGGGCATACCCATAGGGGGCATGGGCGGAGGGGGGACAGGACCAGGGGGGCCACCTCGGGGATGAGGCATCCCCATCCCTGGTGGGGgcatggggggtggggggactcctgaggggggtgggggagggggcatgcCTGGAGGGGGCATCCCTGCAGAGAAAAAGGGCATAAACTTTAGAATTTATTTCTAATTTCAAAGCAGCAAAACAATCAATACTAGAAGCTATTGTTTCAGAAAGCTGTTCAGTGCTGATGTTCAGTTCACAATTATAGTTTGGTTTTAACTTTAATTGCTTCTTTTCTAAGAGTATTTTAAGCCTGCTAAACAATCAAAAAGACTTTTCTGATAACCCTGTTCACAAAGCCACCAAGAAATATAATAAAGCCAGCAATAACACAGCCTCCTTGCGTCTAGTCATTGAACTTACTGGAAAACATGGAAGCAAGAAAATAACTAGAATACAAAAGCatgtgttactgttacagttactcTTCTTCCAATTGGTACAAATTACATCTAAACGGATACAACAATGTGCTGGCATGAAGTCAAGATCCAACATATTGGCACCCATGGATGCtgacaaaaacagaacaggttttgctatcccAAACCTGTAAATATGCCCCTTACCTGGAGGAGGCCCACCCTGCGGCGGTGCTGACGACATGGGTGGGTTGGACTGGGGGGTGGGCGGGGCATCCGCAAACAGCTGGTGAGGTCGGTCTGCCTGGGACAGGGGGTTCTGGGCAGCCAGTAACCTCTCTGGAACAAACATTGGTGTGAGACACAAGAGGTACACAACtggtagactctaccagtctcccccggttgctgggaaaatagtagaaattggccaaatagagtcaaatgtttgaagggagtcggctactcccttcaaacatttgactctatttggccaatttctactattttcccagcgaccaggggagactggtagagtctacacaACTGGTATGAGACGAAATATGCATGGTCCTTGTTACAGCTTTCCTACTGGCCTGACACTGAAAATACACTGACACTGAAAATACACtgaaaaaatatcatcattgaAATGCAGTTTACTATAATTATATGTTTTCATGCCTATCTCACTTAATGTCAAGactatgattgttatcattgtAATATTCACTGCGTAATTTTAACTGAACCCAAAcgcctgttacatgtacatgtagctttagaaATGAAATTTAGAAATTTTAGTAACCAAAgtaacatcaactctcataataAAAACAGTAAAACAAATGTGTTGTTGATGCCTAATTCATGAATGTGTCCTGGATATCTAAAGTGTGCACACATCCAGGATTACCGATGCTACATTAGTGTCTAGTAGTAGATCTTGAATTTACTGTTTTTTATGTGGCGGTCTTAGGGCACCTGGTGGGATTATAAGAGTTGTTTTgttaaatacaaatgtatgcccTTCATTTTGTGCATGAATACAATCATCCTTACCCGCAGCAGAACCGTGTCTTTCTCCTTTGGAGTCTTTCTTGAAGGCGTAAGAGATGGTGATGGGCCTGTTGCAAAGGTACTGTCCGTTCATCGCCTCGATCGCCGCATCCGAGGCATCGAAACTGGCAAAGTTGATGAAGGCATAGCCCTTGGAGTTCCCTGTTTCTGGATCTCTCATGATCTGAAATAACAAGAGAAAAGAaacatacgttgatgaaggttagacatccaggtaataagatacgccaaaaataataactcaagcaactggataagattttgaaacagacgtttcggatagcatccactatgtttcgtcagtgactaaagtcaaagaaggatctggtagaactgggTTTTATACCAAATCTCTGAATGGATAGAAAAGAAACATAGCaacaaaatacataaatatctatttgaaaaaaatagtttgtGCTACTCTAGTCTATGATAGTGTAACTAAAAATCATAACCGGAAATTGTCTCAAGTTTGCGGAAACTTAATTTCATAGTAGTAAGGAAAGGATAACAACAAATTATAGCATGTTCAATTGACAGTTGGAACAATAAAGTAGGACAGCAGTAAGAAAGAGCACAGTCGTCTGTCATTGTCCGTCTAAAGGATAGCTTTTAATATATACGAttttataaatatgaacatTGTGATGTAGTTTTTATGTAATCAACTGGAATGTTTTAACATGCTTTTAAAATTTTTAAGAAATCTAATGAAATTCAGATGTGTCCTCAGAACAGACATGCCTGCAAAGTTGGTTtttcaataaagattgatttgatGTTCACCGTGAGATTAGTAATTGCAGTGAGCTCTCACGGCGAGCATAGCGCCACAGCAAATGCTTCATGATTTACAATACATCAAGCATATTCAAGAAAGATCATTCAAATTTCTAACCAATTAATCAAGACAGTCATAATAACATGTAGCATAATGATTACGTAGACAGTCTTCTTACCTTTGGTGTCTGCAAAATGACGCCAAAGGCGCTGAAGGTATCATACAGGAGTTTCTCGTCGATCTCAGGGTCCAGGTTACCGATGAAGATGTTTGCACCGACGTCCAGGTTTTTGTTGTGGGCTGAGGCCTGGAAAAAATATTGAGTTGTGTGAGAGCATTAGAAAACATTTGGAGAGCACCTAGTGCGTAAACACAAACACTTGAAGTCTGTATTTTAAAGGAAGCTGCAGGGGGATTGCTCCATGTCA
Proteins encoded in this region:
- the LOC136443223 gene encoding splicing factor 3B subunit 4-like; amino-acid sequence: MAAGPISERNQDATVYVGGLDEKVSEALLWELFLQAGPVVNTHMPKDRVTQAHQGYGFVEFMSEEDADYAIKIMNMIKLYGKPIRVNKASAHNKNLDVGANIFIGNLDPEIDEKLLYDTFSAFGVILQTPKIMRDPETGNSKGYAFINFASFDASDAAIEAMNGQYLCNRPITISYAFKKDSKGERHGSAAERLLAAQNPLSQADRPHQLFADAPPTPQSNPPMSSAPPQGGPPPGMPPPGMPPPPPPSGVPPPPMPPPGMGMPHPRGGPPGPVPPPPMPPMGMPPMPVPPPPSSGGMPNASNASSTSSTTSQAQATTTSAANMPPPPGGHHMGPPPGMQGPPGMMPPPPWGGPGMPGPGMPPPPGHPGMGPPRGHPRGPPPGMMPPPGFMGGPHGPPRHPPFGPGPGFPRGPPPRGMRLPPPPRGMRPPMPPRPR